A genomic segment from Streptomyces sp. NBC_01233 encodes:
- a CDS encoding TetR/AcrR family transcriptional regulator — translation MADRQALILEAAVRVIARNGVRGLRVEELAAEAGVSTALIYYHFKDRAGLVQRTLAFISDRATGYTDEALKDTEDARAVLLQLLLSELQDTPRVRENSTAWGELRASAIFDADLRETLAASTRSWSQDTADAISDAQAAGLADLHVTPLDAAERLTALVEGLSERWLSGSLSLERARELLTGAVDAELGPVPL, via the coding sequence GTGGCCGATCGCCAGGCGTTGATCTTGGAAGCGGCCGTACGCGTCATCGCGCGCAACGGCGTCAGAGGACTGCGCGTCGAGGAACTGGCCGCCGAGGCGGGGGTCTCCACCGCGCTGATCTACTACCATTTCAAGGACCGCGCCGGCCTGGTCCAGCGCACCCTCGCCTTCATCAGCGACCGCGCCACCGGCTACACCGACGAGGCCCTCAAGGACACCGAGGACGCCCGCGCCGTTCTCCTGCAGCTGCTGCTGAGCGAGCTCCAGGACACTCCCCGGGTCCGCGAGAACAGCACCGCCTGGGGCGAGCTGCGGGCCAGCGCCATCTTCGACGCCGACCTGCGCGAGACCCTGGCCGCGTCCACCCGCTCCTGGTCCCAGGACACCGCGGACGCCATCTCGGACGCGCAGGCGGCCGGACTCGCCGATCTGCACGTCACGCCGCTGGACGCCGCCGAGCGGCTCACCGCCCTGGTGGAGGGCCTCAGCGAGCGCTGGCTGAGCGGCTCCCTGTCCCTGGAACGGGCCCGCGAGCTGCTGACCGGCGCGGTGGACGCGGAGCTCGGCCCCGTCCCCCTCTAA
- a CDS encoding agmatine deiminase family protein gives MSPLTPCNPRVPAEWAAHEACLMVWPTRAALWGPAFEAAKREYAAVARAIADFEPVIVIAAPGLADEARAACGGATASDTGGGHPIEVVELPADDSWLRDSGPIFAYDERGDRVGVDFRFNAWGEKHHPRTADDKFASALPGRKVVGVPTPVLAYGGGGVHCITQQLPTEREDLTA, from the coding sequence ATGAGTCCGCTGACTCCGTGCAATCCGCGCGTGCCCGCCGAGTGGGCCGCGCACGAGGCCTGCCTGATGGTCTGGCCGACCCGCGCCGCCCTGTGGGGGCCGGCCTTCGAGGCGGCCAAGCGCGAGTACGCGGCCGTGGCCCGCGCCATCGCCGACTTCGAGCCCGTGATCGTGATCGCCGCGCCCGGCCTGGCCGACGAGGCCCGCGCCGCATGCGGCGGAGCCACCGCGAGCGACACCGGCGGCGGCCACCCCATCGAGGTCGTCGAACTGCCGGCCGACGACTCCTGGCTGCGCGACTCCGGCCCGATCTTCGCCTACGACGAACGCGGCGACCGGGTCGGCGTCGACTTCCGCTTCAACGCATGGGGAGAGAAGCACCACCCCCGGACCGCCGACGACAAGTTCGCCTCCGCACTCCCCGGCCGCAAGGTGGTCGGCGTACCGACCCCGGTCCTCGCGTACGGCGGCGGCGGTGTCCACTGCATCACCCAGCAACTCCCCACGGAGCGAGAGGACCTGACGGCATGA
- a CDS encoding nitrilase-related carbon-nitrogen hydrolase produces MSYALLTSYGSPLGSPARTEPAERVPLRVGLVQMRWYADEDEHDDRLREGVALAAAEGATVVCLPELTRSPYFCTTDEPMAHGAARHLEDVEDGPTVRLAAELATGLGITVHASLYERADDGGLGYNTAVCVAADGKLIARTRKNHIPAFPGYREDLCFRPGDSGFPVVSHQGARFGFPTCWDEWFPELARAYALNGAEILVHPTAIGSEAGLPDFDTRPMWEHAVSANGLANALFMIVPNRTGTEGRSTFYGSSFISDPYGRVILRAPRDRPAVLVADLDLDQRRDWLEFGLLQTRRPELYGRLTEPLTR; encoded by the coding sequence ATGAGCTACGCACTCCTCACCTCCTACGGCTCCCCGCTCGGCTCCCCGGCCCGCACCGAGCCCGCCGAGCGCGTCCCCCTGCGCGTCGGCCTCGTCCAGATGCGCTGGTACGCCGACGAGGACGAGCACGACGACCGGCTCCGCGAGGGCGTGGCCCTGGCGGCCGCCGAGGGGGCCACCGTGGTCTGCCTCCCCGAGCTCACCCGCAGCCCGTACTTCTGCACCACCGACGAGCCGATGGCGCACGGAGCCGCCCGCCACCTCGAAGACGTGGAGGACGGCCCGACCGTCCGCCTGGCGGCCGAGCTCGCCACCGGCCTCGGCATCACCGTGCACGCCTCGCTCTACGAACGCGCCGACGACGGCGGCCTCGGATACAACACCGCCGTCTGCGTGGCCGCCGACGGCAAGCTGATCGCCCGGACCCGCAAGAACCACATCCCCGCCTTCCCCGGCTACCGCGAGGACCTCTGCTTCCGCCCCGGCGACAGCGGCTTCCCGGTCGTCTCCCACCAGGGCGCCCGCTTCGGCTTCCCCACCTGCTGGGACGAGTGGTTCCCCGAACTGGCCCGCGCCTACGCGCTGAACGGCGCCGAGATCCTCGTCCACCCCACCGCCATCGGCTCCGAGGCCGGCCTGCCGGACTTCGACACCCGGCCGATGTGGGAACACGCCGTCAGTGCCAACGGCCTCGCCAACGCGCTCTTCATGATCGTGCCCAACCGCACCGGCACCGAGGGCCGCTCCACCTTCTACGGTTCTTCTTTCATCTCCGACCCCTACGGCCGGGTCATCCTGCGCGCACCCCGCGACCGGCCCGCCGTCCTCGTCGCCGACCTCGACCTCGACCAGCGCCGCGACTGGCTGGAGTTCGGCCTGCTGCAGACCCGCCGCCCCGAGCTCTACGGCCGGCTCACGGAGCCCCTCACCCGCTAG
- a CDS encoding CocE/NonD family hydrolase — MALLLSVLAAHGTAEPAVAGQGSGPTAGSATRDGEPASVSTATLTVRDGTRIAADVYVPAAAGPHPLIVMPGAWWAMPQDVLLDDKKQLAEAGYVVVSYDPRGLRRSGGAIDMAGPLDAADVSDVITWALAHTPADERRVGLYSSSYGAAVSLNAAARDARITAVAALCPWTDLFDSFVRNGTYAGTIATFQAAIGALNGRMSPRTRQAFTNLKSGTDTAGVRAWALERSPRALVHALNARRTPVFMAGEWSDPLVPAGQTGRLLDQLSGPKQLWMSPGGHGDSSSREAPLLQPRNPVRDHAKRWLDRFLLGRGNGADRLAPLMVRPRNADRLETYPSWSALERSPLAVPVRTSAGGRSPRLFAGVDSPADSGLFPVAGLADSLGLPPVTAAPLLLPPLAAVWSSAPLSSPWALRGSPRVRTRVTSTADRGTFAAHLYDVDALGVARLISHAPYTFTGVAPGTPVEVDLLLPAVAWDVAPGHRLAFVVDGGDHRYTSVSPLGSSMAFSADDTHLIVPARTG; from the coding sequence GTGGCACTGCTGCTTTCCGTCCTGGCAGCCCACGGCACGGCTGAGCCCGCGGTCGCGGGCCAGGGCAGCGGCCCCACGGCGGGCAGCGCCACGCGGGACGGCGAACCCGCCTCGGTCTCCACCGCCACCCTCACGGTGAGGGACGGCACGCGCATCGCCGCCGACGTGTACGTTCCCGCGGCAGCCGGCCCGCATCCGCTGATCGTGATGCCCGGCGCCTGGTGGGCCATGCCGCAGGACGTCCTGCTCGACGACAAGAAGCAGCTGGCCGAGGCCGGCTACGTCGTCGTCTCCTACGACCCCCGCGGGCTGCGCCGATCGGGCGGGGCGATCGACATGGCAGGCCCCCTGGACGCGGCGGACGTCTCCGACGTCATCACGTGGGCACTGGCCCACACTCCGGCGGACGAGCGGAGGGTGGGGCTGTACTCCTCCTCCTACGGTGCGGCGGTGAGCCTGAACGCGGCCGCGCGCGATGCCCGGATCACGGCGGTCGCTGCCCTGTGCCCGTGGACCGACCTGTTCGACTCGTTCGTGCGCAATGGCACCTACGCCGGGACGATCGCCACGTTCCAGGCGGCGATCGGAGCGCTCAACGGCCGGATGAGTCCTCGCACGCGTCAGGCATTCACGAACCTCAAGAGCGGCACGGACACGGCCGGTGTGCGCGCCTGGGCGCTCGAACGTTCGCCGCGCGCCCTGGTCCACGCGCTCAACGCACGCCGGACTCCGGTGTTCATGGCGGGGGAGTGGAGTGACCCGCTGGTCCCGGCCGGGCAGACCGGCAGGCTGCTGGACCAGCTCAGCGGTCCGAAGCAGTTGTGGATGAGCCCGGGCGGACACGGCGACTCCAGTTCACGGGAAGCCCCCTTGCTGCAGCCGCGGAACCCGGTCCGCGACCATGCGAAACGTTGGCTCGACCGCTTCCTCCTCGGCCGTGGCAACGGCGCGGACCGTCTTGCGCCGCTCATGGTCCGACCGCGCAACGCCGACCGGCTGGAGACCTATCCGAGCTGGTCCGCGCTGGAGCGCTCACCCCTCGCCGTGCCCGTGCGGACGAGTGCGGGCGGTCGCTCACCACGCCTGTTCGCGGGCGTGGACTCTCCCGCCGATTCGGGCCTGTTCCCCGTCGCGGGACTCGCCGACTCGCTCGGATTGCCACCCGTCACCGCGGCCCCGCTGCTGCTTCCGCCGCTCGCGGCCGTCTGGAGCAGCGCTCCGCTGAGCTCCCCGTGGGCGCTGCGCGGATCACCCCGGGTGCGTACCCGCGTGACCTCCACCGCCGACCGGGGCACCTTCGCGGCCCACCTGTACGACGTCGACGCGCTGGGTGTGGCCCGGCTGATCAGCCACGCCCCGTACACGTTCACGGGCGTGGCGCCCGGCACACCGGTCGAGGTCGACCTGCTGTTGCCCGCCGTGGCGTGGGACGTGGCGCCGGGACATCGGCTGGCGTTCGTCGTGGACGGCGGAGACCACCGTTACACCAGCGTCAGCCCCCTCGGGTCCTCCATGGCCTTCTCCGCGGACGACACGCACCTCATCGTTCCTGCCCGCACCGGATGA
- a CDS encoding macrolide family glycosyltransferase, whose product MRDVLAGGGGRARHVAVFNVPMHGHVIPTLAVVRELVGRGHRVSYAVTAEFADDVRAAGALPVLYDAPDTGEAPEDMAEGVTGAVVVNVAALPQLEEAFGQDVPDVVLSDVYAWAGPLLAARWGVPAVQLAPTHIPYDGLVQEFFGLDDIAQIPGFPELAGALEQFGVPGGVHALTLAPPRTIAFFPRSFQRLPQTVRAGEAHWVGPAISDRSFQGHWQRPDNGKPVLYVSLGSQFNTRPEFYRSCLDAFEGLGWHVVMSVGAKVAAAGLGSVGDGFEVHASVPQLDVLASASVFVTHGGMGSLMEALSLGVPVVVVPQMAEQRVNAAQVEALGVGRHLPRERATAQTLREAVRAVAGDERIAGAVAGLRREIGEAGGAAAAADVIEKVLADIPMVTA is encoded by the coding sequence ATGAGGGATGTTCTGGCCGGCGGCGGGGGACGTGCGCGTCACGTGGCCGTGTTCAACGTGCCGATGCACGGCCACGTGATCCCCACCCTCGCCGTCGTACGGGAACTGGTGGGCCGCGGTCACCGGGTGAGCTACGCGGTCACCGCCGAGTTCGCGGACGACGTACGGGCGGCGGGCGCGCTGCCCGTGCTCTATGACGCACCCGATACGGGTGAGGCGCCCGAGGACATGGCGGAAGGTGTGACCGGGGCGGTCGTGGTGAACGTCGCTGCGCTGCCACAGCTGGAGGAGGCGTTCGGGCAGGACGTGCCGGACGTGGTGCTGTCCGACGTATACGCCTGGGCGGGGCCGTTGCTCGCGGCTCGCTGGGGAGTGCCGGCCGTCCAGCTGGCTCCCACGCACATCCCCTACGACGGTCTGGTGCAGGAGTTCTTCGGGCTCGACGACATCGCGCAGATCCCCGGCTTCCCCGAACTCGCAGGCGCACTGGAGCAGTTCGGTGTGCCGGGCGGGGTCCACGCACTGACTCTGGCGCCCCCGCGAACGATCGCGTTCTTCCCCCGCTCCTTCCAGCGGCTGCCGCAGACGGTGCGGGCGGGAGAGGCGCACTGGGTGGGCCCTGCCATCTCCGACCGGTCCTTCCAGGGGCACTGGCAGCGGCCGGACAACGGCAAGCCGGTCCTGTACGTGTCGTTGGGCTCGCAGTTCAACACGCGGCCGGAGTTCTACCGGTCCTGCCTGGACGCGTTCGAGGGCCTGGGATGGCACGTCGTGATGAGTGTGGGAGCCAAGGTCGCGGCGGCCGGGCTCGGCTCCGTGGGAGACGGGTTCGAGGTGCACGCGAGCGTGCCCCAGCTCGATGTCCTGGCCTCCGCCTCGGTGTTCGTCACCCACGGCGGGATGGGCAGTCTCATGGAGGCGCTCTCGCTGGGCGTGCCCGTCGTCGTGGTGCCGCAGATGGCGGAGCAGCGGGTCAACGCCGCTCAGGTCGAGGCGCTGGGCGTGGGCCGCCATCTGCCACGGGAGCGGGCCACGGCGCAGACCCTGCGTGAGGCGGTGCGGGCGGTCGCGGGCGACGAACGGATCGCCGGCGCCGTGGCAGGGCTGCGGCGGGAGATCGGCGAGGCCGGGGGCGCCGCGGCCGCGGCTGATGTGATCGAGAAGGTCCTGGCGGACATCCCGATGGTGACGGCCTGA
- a CDS encoding MFS transporter has product MTAGRYTVWPACAVTGLAVFLCGLDHLVLLTALTAIRSDLGRDADAAAAGWFVNAYLVPVAVLPPLVTRLAARVGQRRLFTTALVVFTAGSAAAACSATTGWLTTARLVQGTGAAAITPLSLTLVAAAVPAHRRPALLGVWGALGGLAVAVGPLAGGAVVQWGGWQYVFWINVPLGCLLAAAARMFLREPPSSPAPASTGPQAGSGLSRGLLAVHACGFLMHAGVFGTVFWLAQFPQAVQGHSPWDAGLRILPWTAMPLVVAPLAGLMMGRTGARPVLVAGFLLTAASSGWFALLLAPQSPYAVQLPGLLAGGTGMALFFAAAPEALLANASDRCASAASGVNSCVREVGALVGVGASTVLFTHAGSTAGPVVFTHGLAAVLWAGAATAGLGLLAAAATGPARIRVPAGKPAGPVASEVAATARSAML; this is encoded by the coding sequence ATGACCGCGGGTCGGTACACGGTCTGGCCGGCTTGTGCGGTGACGGGGCTGGCGGTGTTCCTGTGCGGGCTGGACCACCTGGTGCTGCTCACCGCGCTCACCGCGATCCGCTCCGACCTCGGCCGGGACGCCGATGCGGCGGCGGCCGGCTGGTTCGTCAACGCCTACCTCGTCCCGGTCGCCGTCCTGCCGCCGCTGGTGACCAGGCTCGCCGCACGGGTCGGGCAGCGGCGGCTGTTCACCACCGCTCTGGTCGTCTTCACCGCCGGTTCCGCGGCGGCGGCGTGCTCGGCCACCACGGGTTGGCTGACGACGGCTCGCCTGGTGCAGGGAACGGGTGCCGCGGCGATCACGCCGCTGAGCCTCACGCTCGTGGCCGCCGCCGTGCCGGCCCACCGGCGGCCTGCGCTGCTGGGCGTCTGGGGAGCCCTTGGCGGACTGGCCGTGGCCGTCGGTCCGCTGGCGGGCGGCGCCGTCGTCCAGTGGGGCGGCTGGCAGTACGTCTTCTGGATCAATGTGCCGCTCGGCTGCCTCCTCGCAGCGGCGGCGCGGATGTTCCTGCGCGAGCCGCCGAGCTCCCCGGCCCCGGCCTCTACGGGGCCGCAGGCCGGGTCCGGCCTCTCCCGCGGTCTCCTCGCGGTGCACGCCTGCGGGTTCCTGATGCACGCCGGTGTATTCGGGACGGTGTTCTGGCTGGCCCAGTTCCCCCAGGCCGTCCAGGGCCACAGCCCGTGGGACGCGGGCCTGCGGATCCTGCCCTGGACGGCCATGCCGCTGGTGGTGGCCCCCTTGGCCGGGCTGATGATGGGCCGTACCGGCGCGCGGCCCGTCCTCGTGGCCGGCTTCCTGCTGACCGCGGCGAGTTCGGGGTGGTTCGCGCTTCTTCTCGCCCCGCAGTCCCCCTATGCGGTGCAGCTGCCGGGTCTGCTGGCCGGCGGGACGGGGATGGCCCTCTTCTTCGCCGCAGCGCCCGAAGCCCTGTTGGCGAACGCCTCGGACCGGTGCGCGTCCGCCGCGTCGGGGGTCAACAGCTGCGTCCGGGAGGTCGGCGCGCTGGTGGGGGTCGGCGCGTCCACGGTCCTCTTCACGCATGCCGGCTCCACGGCGGGTCCGGTCGTGTTCACGCACGGACTGGCAGCGGTCTTGTGGGCCGGGGCGGCCACCGCCGGGCTCGGACTCCTCGCGGCGGCCGCGACCGGCCCGGCTCGCATCCGCGTCCCCGCCGGAAAGCCCGCCGGCCCCGTCGCCTCAGAGGTGGCCGCGACAGCGCGGTCGGCAATGCTCTGA
- a CDS encoding GDSL-type esterase/lipase family protein codes for MPFVLLGDSSAMTVGVLERQATIGAQLAGMLASRLECAVELEVLARAGATTAGLGRQVGSVTGRTTPGVAFILIGGNDVMLPAPVSRSAVRLGRCVRELRGAGWEVVVGACADIGAAPSLRRAAAVVASVRSRGLARLQSAAVLAAGGRVVALETDAFRRRPAQLYCPDGFHPSAEGYRVYLRLADSAVAGAGEAWLRRSAAESRAGAPAPGARRGEPLDAAVPAGAGRTPV; via the coding sequence ATGCCGTTCGTACTGCTGGGGGACTCGTCCGCGATGACCGTGGGCGTGTTGGAGCGCCAGGCCACCATCGGTGCGCAGCTGGCCGGGATGCTGGCCTCGAGGCTGGAGTGCGCGGTGGAGCTGGAGGTGCTGGCCCGGGCGGGGGCGACGACGGCGGGGCTGGGCCGGCAGGTCGGGTCGGTGACCGGCCGGACCACACCGGGCGTGGCGTTCATCCTCATCGGCGGGAACGACGTGATGCTGCCGGCCCCTGTGAGCCGGTCCGCTGTTCGTCTGGGCCGATGCGTTCGCGAGTTGCGCGGCGCCGGGTGGGAAGTGGTCGTGGGGGCGTGCGCGGACATCGGTGCGGCTCCCTCCCTGCGCCGCGCCGCAGCGGTGGTGGCCTCCGTTCGCTCTCGTGGGCTGGCCCGACTCCAGTCGGCTGCCGTGCTGGCTGCCGGCGGACGGGTCGTCGCGCTGGAGACCGACGCCTTCCGGCGCCGTCCGGCACAGCTCTACTGCCCCGACGGCTTTCATCCGTCGGCCGAGGGCTACCGCGTCTACCTCCGGCTGGCCGACTCCGCGGTGGCCGGGGCGGGCGAGGCCTGGTTGCGGCGGTCGGCCGCCGAAAGCCGCGCCGGCGCACCGGCCCCGGGGGCCCGGAGGGGCGAACCGCTCGATGCGGCCGTGCCGGCCGGGGCCGGGCGGACACCGGTATGA
- a CDS encoding catalase, which produces MSKRTLTTESGAPVADNQNSATAGVGGPLLVQDQQLLEKLARFNRERIPERVVHARGSAAYGYFEVTDDVTAYSSAAFLNTVGKKTETFLRFSTVADSLGGADAVRDPRGFALKFYTEEGNYDLVGNNTPVFFIKDPIKFPDFIHSQKRDPFTGKQEPDNVWDFWAHAPEATHQITWLMGDRGIPASYRHMNGYGSHTYQWTNEQGEAFFVKYHFKTNQGIRCLSGEQAAELVGKDANSHQTDLLQAIERGVNPSWTLYVQIMPAAEAADYRFNPFDLTKVWPHSDYPLQRVGRLVLDRNPDNVFAEVEQSAFSPNNFVPGITASPDKMLQGRLFAYADAQRYRLGVNHTVLPVNAPKATKADNYGRDGVMALRNGSRHDKNYEPNSYQGPAETGLALGAPKAVSGYTGTHEAPAHTKDDDFFQAGELYRLMSEAEKQRLVANIADGLSQVTLEDVIEKNLAHFHAADADYGRRVEEAVRALRDA; this is translated from the coding sequence ATGTCGAAGCGCACGCTGACGACCGAGTCCGGCGCCCCGGTCGCCGACAATCAGAACTCCGCCACCGCCGGCGTCGGTGGCCCGCTCCTGGTCCAGGACCAGCAGCTCCTCGAGAAGCTTGCCCGCTTCAACCGCGAGCGCATACCGGAGCGCGTGGTGCACGCCCGCGGCTCGGCCGCGTACGGCTACTTCGAGGTGACCGACGACGTCACCGCGTACTCCAGCGCCGCGTTCCTGAACACGGTCGGCAAGAAGACCGAGACCTTCCTGCGGTTCTCCACCGTCGCCGACTCGCTGGGCGGTGCGGACGCGGTCCGCGACCCGCGCGGCTTCGCGCTGAAGTTCTACACCGAAGAGGGCAACTACGACCTCGTCGGCAACAACACCCCGGTGTTCTTCATCAAGGACCCGATCAAGTTCCCCGACTTCATCCACTCCCAGAAGCGCGACCCCTTCACGGGCAAGCAGGAGCCGGACAACGTCTGGGACTTCTGGGCGCACGCCCCCGAGGCGACGCACCAGATCACCTGGCTCATGGGTGACCGCGGCATCCCGGCGTCGTACCGCCACATGAACGGCTACGGCTCCCACACGTACCAGTGGACGAACGAGCAGGGCGAGGCCTTCTTCGTCAAGTACCACTTCAAGACGAACCAGGGCATCCGCTGCCTGTCGGGCGAGCAGGCCGCCGAGCTCGTCGGCAAGGACGCGAACTCGCACCAGACCGACCTGCTCCAGGCGATCGAGCGCGGTGTGAACCCGAGCTGGACCCTCTACGTCCAGATCATGCCCGCCGCCGAGGCCGCGGACTACCGCTTCAACCCGTTCGACCTCACCAAGGTGTGGCCGCACAGCGACTACCCGCTGCAGCGCGTGGGCCGCCTGGTCCTCGACCGCAACCCGGACAACGTCTTCGCCGAGGTCGAGCAGTCCGCCTTCTCCCCGAACAACTTCGTCCCGGGCATCACCGCCTCGCCGGACAAGATGCTCCAGGGCCGTCTCTTCGCGTACGCCGACGCCCAGCGCTACCGCCTCGGCGTGAACCACACCGTGCTGCCGGTCAACGCCCCGAAGGCGACGAAGGCCGACAACTACGGCCGCGACGGTGTCATGGCGCTGCGCAACGGTTCGCGCCACGACAAGAACTACGAGCCCAACTCGTACCAGGGTCCGGCCGAGACCGGTCTGGCGCTGGGCGCCCCCAAGGCCGTCTCCGGCTACACGGGCACCCACGAGGCCCCGGCCCACACCAAGGACGACGACTTCTTCCAGGCCGGTGAGCTCTACCGCCTGATGTCGGAGGCCGAAAAGCAGCGTCTGGTGGCGAACATCGCCGACGGCCTGTCTCAGGTCACCCTCGAGGACGTCATCGAGAAGAACCTGGCTCACTTCCACGCCGCCGACGCCGACTACGGCCGTCGCGTCGAGGAGGCCGTGCGCGCCCTGCGCGACGCCTGA
- a CDS encoding 2-hydroxy-3-oxopropionate reductase yields the protein MSNLPKIAWIGLGIMGSPMAENLLKAGYSVTGFTLEQDKLDRLAAAGGSAAGSIAEAVKGADVIITMVPASPQVEAISYGENGILENAKSGALIIDMSSITPQTSVDLAKNAAAKGIRVIDAPVSGGEAGAIEAVLSIMVGGEQADFDAALPILEALGKVIVLCGPHGSGQTVKAANQLIVAVNIQACAEAVVFLEKSGVNLQAALDVLGGGLAGSTVLTRKKDNFLNRDFKPGFRIDLHHKDMGIVTDAARNVGAALPVGAVVAQLVASLRAQGDGGLDHSALLRAVERLSGAQI from the coding sequence ATGAGCAACCTCCCCAAGATCGCATGGATCGGGCTCGGCATCATGGGCTCCCCCATGGCCGAGAACCTCCTGAAGGCCGGCTACTCGGTCACCGGCTTCACCCTGGAGCAGGACAAGCTGGACCGCCTGGCCGCCGCCGGCGGCTCCGCGGCCGGCTCGATCGCCGAGGCCGTCAAGGGCGCCGACGTCATCATCACGATGGTGCCCGCCTCCCCGCAGGTCGAGGCCATCTCCTACGGTGAGAACGGCATCCTCGAGAACGCGAAGTCCGGCGCGCTGATCATCGACATGTCGTCGATCACCCCGCAGACCTCGGTCGACCTCGCGAAGAACGCCGCCGCCAAGGGCATCCGCGTCATCGACGCCCCGGTGTCCGGCGGCGAGGCCGGCGCCATCGAGGCCGTCCTGTCGATCATGGTGGGTGGCGAGCAGGCCGACTTCGACGCCGCCCTGCCGATCCTCGAGGCCCTCGGCAAGGTCATCGTCCTGTGCGGTCCGCACGGCTCCGGCCAGACGGTGAAGGCCGCCAACCAGCTCATCGTCGCGGTGAACATCCAGGCGTGCGCCGAGGCCGTCGTCTTCCTCGAGAAGTCCGGCGTGAACCTCCAGGCCGCCCTGGACGTCCTGGGCGGCGGTCTGGCCGGCTCCACGGTCCTGACCCGCAAGAAGGACAACTTCCTGAACCGCGACTTCAAGCCCGGTTTCCGGATCGACCTGCACCACAAGGACATGGGCATCGTCACCGACGCCGCCCGCAACGTCGGTGCGGCGCTCCCGGTCGGCGCGGTCGTCGCCCAGCTGGTCGCCTCGCTGCGCGCCCAGGGCGACGGCGGCCTGGACCACTCCGCCCTGCTCCGTGCGGTCGAGCGCCTCTCCGGCGCTCAGATCTGA
- a CDS encoding TIM barrel protein, which translates to MGYTDQRFDVNLSILFTELPLLERPAAAAAAGFTAVELWWPWIETPTPAQTELDALKKALEDAGTQLVGLNFYAGRLPGPDRGAVSVPGAESERFNANINVAADFAASVGCKALNALYGNRVEGVEPAVQDELALKNLVVAAQAADRVGAILLIETLNKPESPLYPLVSAPAGIEVVDKVNEATGLGNAKFLLDLYHLAMNDEDLSEVIEKYAAKTGHVQIADKPGRGAPGTGELPLEELLDQLKKAGYEGYVGLEYKAADAAASFAWLPAGARAAK; encoded by the coding sequence ATGGGATACACGGACCAGCGCTTCGATGTAAACCTTTCGATCCTCTTCACGGAACTCCCGCTTCTGGAGCGTCCCGCGGCTGCCGCCGCGGCGGGCTTCACGGCGGTCGAGCTGTGGTGGCCCTGGATCGAGACCCCCACCCCCGCACAGACGGAGCTCGACGCCCTCAAGAAGGCTCTTGAGGACGCCGGCACCCAGCTGGTGGGACTGAACTTCTACGCCGGCCGGCTGCCGGGCCCGGACCGCGGTGCGGTCTCGGTTCCCGGTGCGGAGTCGGAGCGCTTCAACGCCAACATCAACGTGGCCGCCGACTTCGCGGCCTCGGTCGGCTGCAAGGCGCTCAACGCCCTGTACGGCAACCGCGTCGAAGGCGTGGAGCCGGCCGTTCAGGACGAGCTCGCGCTGAAGAACCTGGTCGTGGCGGCTCAGGCCGCGGACCGCGTCGGCGCGATCCTCCTGATCGAGACCCTCAACAAGCCCGAGTCGCCGCTCTACCCCCTGGTGAGCGCCCCGGCCGGCATCGAGGTAGTGGACAAGGTGAACGAGGCCACCGGCCTCGGCAACGCCAAGTTCCTGCTCGACCTGTACCACCTGGCGATGAACGATGAGGACCTCTCCGAGGTCATCGAAAAGTACGCCGCCAAGACCGGGCACGTCCAGATCGCGGACAAGCCCGGACGAGGTGCCCCCGGCACCGGCGAGCTGCCCCTCGAGGAGCTGCTCGACCAGCTGAAGAAGGCCGGATACGAGGGCTACGTAGGCCTGGAGTACAAGGCCGCCGACGCTGCCGCGTCCTTCGCATGGCTGCCGGCCGGGGCCCGCGCCGCGAAGTAG
- a CDS encoding thiamine-binding protein, with amino-acid sequence MRLRVEFTTEPFDLEEAPAHAVAAREVIQKAQLDAVDVGPFGNTAEGEADRVLAAVGALLRDSLEAGATRVSLQVNVIGEDTP; translated from the coding sequence GTGCGATTGAGAGTGGAGTTCACGACCGAGCCCTTCGACCTCGAAGAGGCTCCTGCCCATGCCGTGGCCGCGCGTGAGGTCATCCAGAAGGCCCAGCTGGACGCGGTGGACGTCGGTCCGTTCGGCAACACCGCCGAGGGCGAGGCCGACCGGGTACTGGCGGCGGTGGGCGCGCTGCTGCGCGATTCCCTGGAGGCCGGAGCCACGCGCGTCTCGCTCCAGGTCAACGTGATCGGGGAGGACACCCCATGA
- a CDS encoding helix-turn-helix domain-containing protein, whose amino-acid sequence MTEPRDHPFVAAVKPLVDAMGGELMDPALAQPDDVVLSWEGQDLLAVRLPQLSDSLDHILAALERRHGVPLSQLDRKSKQDVVRILEARGAFSVRHGVETVAGALGVSRFTVYNYLNRDSGPKGTAKRTQE is encoded by the coding sequence ATGACCGAGCCCCGCGACCACCCCTTCGTCGCCGCGGTCAAGCCGCTGGTGGACGCCATGGGCGGCGAGCTGATGGATCCGGCCCTGGCGCAGCCCGACGATGTCGTGCTCAGCTGGGAGGGTCAGGACCTGCTGGCCGTGCGCCTGCCGCAGCTCTCGGATTCGCTCGACCACATCCTGGCGGCCCTGGAGCGCCGGCACGGCGTACCGCTGTCGCAGCTCGACCGGAAGTCCAAGCAGGACGTGGTGCGGATACTGGAGGCGCGGGGCGCCTTCTCCGTGCGGCACGGCGTGGAGACGGTCGCGGGCGCCCTGGGCGTAAGCCGTTTCACCGTCTACAACTACTTGAACCGGGACTCCGGCCCCAAAGGCACCGCCAAGCGCACCCAAGAGTGA